The DNA region CTGGTGTATAACCAACCCAGAGAAGAGGCCCTCccacaagaagaaaaagaaaaagggaaaacagCTAACCGCGGCGAGCAAGGAACCCTAATCGtcaatcgatcgatcgatcgatctccCAGATTGATCCTCGAGGTAACTCGATCTGTCCCGTTTTCGTGGTGGAGACGGACTCTGATTAAGCATCATCCCTATTTCCTCTGATCTGATATATATAGATCGACCAGACCAGACCAGACCAGACCAGACCAGAGGACCCggcagaagcagaacaagaaatcgatggcggcggcgatgaggctcggcggcggcgctctTCTCCGGCGGACGCCTGTGGCGGAGGCAAGGCGGCGCCTCGCCCACACGACcgcggaggagatgagagaggTGGCGACCCGCGCGGCGCAAATCGACAAGACCAAGGAGGAGCTGTTCGACATGGTCATTGACCTCAATAGCAACTACAACGTTCCCCACAGCATGAAACGGAAGCACTTGCTCCTCTCGCAGCGCCTCTCCTCACAAATCCAGCCTAGACCATACGACCCAGCCTGGTAACAACTACTCCCTACTTACTGCTGCTGCACTATCTATCTACTTATTATTTATTTGGATTTACACATATTCATACTATGTATTGTTTGCTTTTAGATTTGTCTCTAATAGATTTATACATTACATATATCTGGCCTGGTCTGGTCTTTGAGAACTCATCTCATCTGTATTGTGTTGTTGTACCGTAGGCGTTTCTGTCGACGTACCGAAAGACGCAATACTTTCTACAAGTTTGTGGGGGTGGCTACTTGTGACCTTGTCGGCTCAGCCGGCCTCTTCTTGCTCCTACACGGACCTCATCATCGACCAAAGAAGTGGGTTGTCGACTGGTGG from Triticum aestivum cultivar Chinese Spring unplaced genomic scaffold, IWGSC CS RefSeq v2.1 scaffold237329, whole genome shotgun sequence includes:
- the LOC123176622 gene encoding uncharacterized protein — encoded protein: MAAAMRLGGGALLRRTPVAEARRRLAHTTAEEMREVATRAAQIDKTKEELFDMVIDLNSNYNVPHSMKRKHLLLSQRLSSQIQPRPYDPAWRFCRRTERRNTFYKFVGVATCDLVGSAGLFLLLHGPHHRPKKWVVDWWDKLTS